GGCAATCCGCGCCATCCGTGAGGCGGCAGACGGTGCAGTCTCTTAATCCCTGCGGCATTCGCAGACCGAAGGTATAGGCCAAGTTGTGCACGCATAAATATGGTTACATGAGCAGAAATCTCATGTAGCCTTTTTTTGTACCATAAGGGAGGTCTGCAGTCCGTTGGAATACAACAGCATGACAGGATAGTCTCCTACTGCAACGCAAGAATTGATGGGAGGGTGAATCATGAAATTTTACACGTTTAAGCTGCCGAAGTTTTTGGGAGGTTTTGTTAAAGCGATTTTGAACACTTTTCAGAAGAGTTAAGTTCAAACGGATAAGAAAATATGAAAAAAAGCACCTTACGTAGGTAAAGGGTGCTTTTTGCTACAGATATTAAACTATACGCGTTCAACCTTGCCGGCTTTCAGAGCACGGGTGCTGACATAGACGCGTTTCGGTTTGCCGTTCACGAGGATACGAACCTTCTGAACGTTGACTCCCCAAGAGCGACGGTTGCGGTTGTTCGCGTGAGACACGTGGTTACCGCTGCCAGGTTTCTTGCCTGTTACTGTACATTTGCGGGACATAGATTACACCTCCTTGTTACGTACACCTGCATAAAACAATACTTAAATATAATATCACAGCAAAATTTGCTTCGTCAACCGATTCAAAAACATTTATTTCTGAAGACTCTTATAGTACAATATAAATTAGTGCATTATGTCCAGTTAATCTTCGAATTGATTAGGCATGAAGTTAGGAAGGGGAATTCTCATTGAGTAAGCGTTCTATAAACGGGACAGATTTTACCGCAATGGTACTAACCGGTGCGGAACAGCTGCAGCAGCATGCAGAGCACGTAAATTCCTTGAATGTGTTTCCGGTGCCGGATGGAGATACGGGAACGAACATGAATTTGACGATGACCGCAGGCGCGAACGAACTGAAGAAGAATCATACAGCCTCTGTCGGTCAATGTGCCGGCGTGCTGTCGAAGGGACTGCTGATGGGGGCGCGCGGGAACTCCGGCGTTATTCTGTCGCAGCTGTTCAGAGGCTTCGGACGTTATGCGGCCCAATATGAAGAGCTGAATACCCAGCA
This region of Paenibacillus sp. FSL K6-1096 genomic DNA includes:
- the spoVM gene encoding stage V sporulation protein SpoVM, coding for MKFYTFKLPKFLGGFVKAILNTFQKS
- the rpmB gene encoding 50S ribosomal protein L28, whose protein sequence is MSRKCTVTGKKPGSGNHVSHANNRNRRSWGVNVQKVRILVNGKPKRVYVSTRALKAGKVERV